A genomic segment from Limibacillus halophilus encodes:
- a CDS encoding adenosine deaminase, protein MICDDDFIRGLPKAELHLHLEGSLEPDLLFQLAARNGVEIGYDTVESLRAAYSFESLQDFLDLYYQGMSVLLTQEDFHDLTLAYMTRAAEDGVRHVEVFFDPQAHLDRGVALKTVLDGIESGLAEGKRAFGISSGLILCFLRHLDEASALAVLEQAAPYSHRLLGVGLDSSENGHPPSKFSRVFARAGAMGLKRVAHAGEEGPPDYVWQALDQLGIDRIDHGNRALEDPLLVERLRRDQMALTVCPLSNLKLKVVRDMAEHPLRRMLDLDLQATVNSDDPAYFGGYVADNYRAVQQALGLSREHLAKLARNSFTASFLDRAEKASAIASLEAYCRAHGVR, encoded by the coding sequence ATGATTTGCGACGATGATTTTATCCGCGGCCTACCGAAAGCCGAGTTGCATCTGCACCTGGAAGGCAGCCTTGAACCAGACCTCTTGTTTCAACTCGCTGCGCGCAATGGCGTGGAGATCGGCTATGACACTGTTGAGTCCCTGCGGGCTGCCTACAGTTTTGAAAGCCTGCAGGACTTCCTGGACCTCTATTATCAGGGTATGTCGGTTCTGCTGACACAAGAGGACTTTCACGATCTGACCCTTGCCTACATGACGCGGGCCGCTGAGGACGGCGTCCGGCATGTTGAAGTTTTTTTTGACCCGCAGGCACACCTTGACCGAGGTGTAGCGTTGAAAACAGTCCTTGATGGGATCGAGTCCGGTTTGGCTGAGGGGAAGCGTGCTTTTGGAATTTCCAGCGGCTTGATCCTCTGTTTTTTGCGGCACTTGGACGAGGCAAGCGCTCTGGCGGTTCTGGAGCAGGCCGCGCCCTATAGCCATCGTCTGTTAGGGGTCGGGCTTGATTCTTCGGAGAACGGGCATCCGCCGAGCAAGTTCAGCCGTGTTTTCGCGCGCGCAGGGGCTATGGGACTCAAGCGTGTTGCCCATGCCGGAGAGGAGGGGCCTCCGGACTATGTTTGGCAAGCTCTGGATCAGTTGGGGATCGACCGGATCGACCACGGCAATCGGGCGCTGGAGGATCCGCTGTTGGTGGAGCGTCTGCGCCGAGACCAGATGGCGCTGACGGTTTGCCCGCTGTCCAACCTGAAGCTCAAGGTGGTGCGCGATATGGCGGAGCACCCCTTGCGGCGGATGCTTGATCTTGACCTTCAGGCAACCGTAAATTCCGACGATCCGGCTTATTTTGGGGGGTATGTCGCCGACAACTACCGAGCGGTCCAGCAGGCGCTTGGTCTAAGCCGGGAGCATCTGGCCAAGTTGGCCAGGAACTCCTTTACCGCGTCATTCTTGGACAGAGCGGAAAAAGCCTCGGCAATCGCGTCGTTGGAAGCCTATTGCCGGGCACATGGTGTCCGGTAG
- a CDS encoding M10 family metallopeptidase C-terminal domain-containing protein, translating to MAFTGNIDGAPTGNPWLDSLIAGGAWSDGDGGTVSITYYLQSGNDPFNVFPSTGKVWDSYEIAGIELAFSLWEAVANIDFVENGGSANSDIWYWVTDNQGASGTLGWHEIPGFDVGEPLYGVFNYQGTGWTELGLAQGGYGFVTYIHEIGHGLGLAHPHDGGPAADGTVFPGVSSPFGDYGLYDLNQGVFTTMSYNTGFETRFPFHSNLNYGYEGTPMALDIAAVQAIYGANTTYASGSDIYTLPTVNASGTFWAAIWDTGGFDTITANGTNLNVVIDLRPAPLSGENAGGYVSAAQGIVGGFTIAANVLIEGAEGGSGADSLVGNGADNLLVGNNGNDMLFGLTGNDDLYGGIGLDTIHSDSGNDLLSGGDGNDNLYAYSGDDLIMGGGGNDFIDGGSGIDTAIFEGNIAEYSIAGSGNTLTVTDVLDGSDGTDTLVWVEFLQFNDTTVAASDYQGSNSIALASYTPPASLSRMDASFGDDDALQALV from the coding sequence ATGGCTTTTACCGGCAACATCGACGGCGCGCCCACGGGGAACCCCTGGCTGGATAGTTTGATCGCTGGTGGCGCCTGGAGCGACGGCGATGGCGGCACTGTGAGCATCACCTACTACCTGCAAAGCGGTAACGATCCGTTTAACGTGTTCCCAAGCACCGGCAAGGTCTGGGACAGTTACGAGATCGCCGGCATCGAACTTGCTTTCTCGCTTTGGGAAGCCGTCGCAAATATTGATTTTGTTGAAAATGGAGGTTCGGCCAATTCCGATATCTGGTACTGGGTCACAGACAACCAAGGAGCGAGCGGAACCCTGGGCTGGCATGAGATTCCCGGCTTCGATGTGGGCGAGCCGCTTTACGGCGTTTTCAATTATCAGGGCACCGGTTGGACCGAATTAGGCCTCGCACAGGGCGGCTATGGTTTTGTGACCTACATCCATGAGATTGGCCACGGGCTAGGCCTGGCACACCCTCATGACGGCGGCCCCGCGGCTGACGGCACGGTGTTCCCGGGCGTTTCGTCACCCTTTGGCGATTATGGGCTCTACGACCTGAACCAGGGCGTCTTCACGACGATGTCCTATAACACCGGCTTCGAGACGCGCTTCCCGTTCCATTCAAACCTGAACTACGGCTACGAGGGCACGCCCATGGCGCTCGACATCGCCGCTGTTCAGGCGATCTATGGTGCCAACACCACCTACGCCTCCGGCTCCGATATCTACACGCTGCCAACCGTCAATGCGTCCGGCACCTTCTGGGCTGCGATCTGGGATACCGGCGGCTTTGACACGATTACCGCCAACGGCACAAACCTCAATGTCGTGATTGATTTGCGCCCGGCACCGTTGAGCGGAGAAAACGCAGGCGGTTACGTTTCCGCGGCGCAAGGAATCGTCGGCGGCTTCACAATCGCTGCAAACGTCTTGATAGAGGGCGCGGAAGGCGGCTCCGGTGCGGACAGCCTCGTAGGCAACGGCGCAGACAATCTGCTTGTCGGCAACAACGGCAATGACATGCTCTTCGGCTTGACGGGCAACGACGATCTCTATGGCGGCATCGGGCTCGATACCATTCATTCGGACTCCGGCAACGATCTGCTGTCCGGCGGCGACGGCAATGACAATCTCTATGCCTATTCCGGCGATGATCTGATCATGGGCGGCGGTGGAAACGACTTTATTGACGGTGGCTCCGGCATTGATACAGCCATCTTCGAAGGCAACATCGCGGAGTACTCAATCGCCGGTAGCGGAAATACGCTCACGGTCACCGATGTATTGGATGGCAGTGACGGTACCGACACGTTGGTATGGGTCGAGTTCCTGCAGTTCAACGATACGACCGTGGCCGCTTCGGACTATCAAGGCAGTAACAGCATTGCCCTGGCGAGTTACACCCCCCCGGCTTCTTTGTCCCGGATGGACGCTTCTTTTGGTGACGATGATGCGCTGCAGGCGTTGGTCTAG